In Cyprinus carpio isolate SPL01 chromosome A1, ASM1834038v1, whole genome shotgun sequence, the following proteins share a genomic window:
- the LOC109052084 gene encoding ubiquitin carboxyl-terminal hydrolase 34-like isoform X1, whose protein sequence is MCENCAELLEVLNEISDADSTDGLQLKKEHALRVFTYISTWTQRQCLCCFKEYKHLEVFSQLVYALINLVIVQVTNLRDRLHSGHGNTRTEGAESEWGSAHPQPSPSEDEPLNVERDSAEEDGGEEDGDQHKNQNQGVKPDPQPKLSEPTVGESGNDSGLDTFASWSTEDQEKLLLCAAKIFQIQFPLYTAYKHNTHPTIEDISAQESNILGSFCDMNDVEVPLHLLRYVCMFCGKHGLSLMKDCFEFGAPDTLPFPIAHAFITIVSNIRIWLHIPAVMQHIIPFRTYVIRYLCKLSDQELRQSAARNMADLMWSTVKEPLDSALCFDRESLDLAFKYFMSPTLTMRLAGLSQITNQLHTFNDVCNNESLVSDTETSIAKELADWLINNNVVEHIFGPNLHIEIIKQCQVILNFLAAEGRLSTQHVDCIWAAAQLKHCSRYIHDLFPSLIKNLDPVPLRHVLSLVSGLHPSAHTEQTLYLASMLIKALWNNALAAKTQLSKQSSFASLLNTNIPMGNKKGSPAGSPESSDNSDTHHSGGSDMEMDEPIMSSGKRGQQRLSDTEESLQGSSDETANSGEEGSSSGRSEASSNEAGSSRASQSAGSPGSELHSDDMADSEALKEDEEEEEEEEDDDEDDEDDDEDDEDDRPAVASEGSPQKDTRESSTSELRKRKAGEALGEVQGPPERPGISSGVPGSIASAPGLSKTKSIPFTPEAAAALVASSSLRILEPCTSSSVCLEGTSGEQTDSQNPQQPQQGGTEMGSSHGASVSQEPPCMSRPADFLTEAMGNELFNCRRFISPQHHHHHHHHHHHHHHHDGHMVEDMLSADDVSCSSSQVSAKSEKNMADFDGEESGCEEELVQINSHAELSSHLQQHLPNLASIYHEHLVQGPAVHKHQYSAHATTDINLDNVCKKGSTLLWDLVQDDNAIHLSEGLINEAEKLLCSLVCWFTDRQIRMRFIEGCLENLANHRSVVVSLRLLPKLFGTFQQFGSSYDTHWITMWAEKELHMMKLFFDDLLHYIQEVREQRHKFALYSHSAEVQVRLQFLTCVFSTLGSPDHFRLSLEQVDILWHCLVEDSECYDDALHWFLNQVRSKDQHAMGMETYKHLFLEKMPQLKPETISMTGLNLFQHLCNLARLATSAYDSSSNCELCGMDQLWGIALRAQSADISRAAIQYINSYYISGKTGLEKEQEFISKCMESLMMASANLEKDAHSSLTIIERGLLLLKTHLEAFRRRFAYHLRQWQIEGTGISSHLKALSDKQSLPLRIVCQPAGLPDKMTIEMYPSDQVADLRAEVTHWYENLQKDQLSQQAQLQEFGQTSRQQDFPGGLMGPVRMISSGHELTTDYDEKTLHELGFKDMQMVFVSLGAPRRERKGEGVQLPASCLPPPQKEHIPMLLLLQEPHLTTLFDLLEMLACFKPPGPDRPQHSTESVRCEELHLHAENLSRRVWELLMLLPTCPSMLQAFQNISDDTGSDGLCWKDLLRIKSPHKLLYALEIIEALGKPNRRIHRESTGSYSDLYPDSDDSSEEQIENSKNTWSCKFVSSGGLQLLLDIFNSAILEPKEQESWTVWLLDCLACLLKLICQFAVDPADLDLAYHDVFAWSGLTDTQRKRAWPGKSRKAAGDHGKGLHIPRLTEVFLSLVQGTSLIQRLINVAYTYGNLAHRVLKAQSDHRSRHEVTHYSMWLLVSWAHCCSLVKSSLADSEHLHDWLKKLTLLIPETAVRQEACSGLYKLSLSGLEGGESINRSFLLLAASTLLKFLPDAQALKPLRLEDFEEEAMFHSGCKEYFWLLCKLIDNIHVKDASQTTLLDLDALARHLADCIRSREILDQQDGAIEDDGLTGLLRLATSVLKHKPPFKFSREGQEFLRDTYDLLFLLPSLKDRQQPKCKSPAARAAAYDLLVEVVKGSVENYRLLHNWVMSQHMQASHAPYKWDYWPHDDVRAECRFVGLTNLGATCYLASTIQQLYMIPEARQAVFTAKYSEDIKHKTTLLELQKMFTYLMESERKAYNPRPFCKTYTMDKQPLNTGEQKDMTEFFTDLITKIEEMSQDLKNTVKTLFGGIITNNVVSLDCDHVSQTAEEFYTVRCQVADMKNIYESLDEVTIKDTLEGDNMYTCSQCGKKVRAEKRACFKKLPQILSFNTMRYTFNMVTMMKEKVNTHFSFPLRLDMTPYTEDFLMAKGDRKEGFRDDSDAKVAESYEYDLIGVTVHTGTADGGHYYSFIRDIVNPHAYRNNKWYLFNDAEVKPFDSAQLASECFGGEMTTKTYDSVTDKFMDFSFEKTHSAYMLFYKRVEVEDENEKDLNFDISPDLLEWIWHDNMQFLQDKNIFEHTYFGFMWQLCSSIPSTLPDPKSVSLMTAKLSTSFVLETFIHSKEKPTMLQWIELLTKQFNNSQAACEWFLDQMADDNWWPMQILIKCPNQIVRQMFQRLCIHVIQRLRPVHAHLYLQPGMEDGSDDMDGPVEDIGSRSCVTRFVKTLLSIMEHGVKPHSKHLTEYFAFLYEFAKMGEEESQFLLSLQAISIMVHFYIGTKGPENPQVEVLSEEEEGEEDEEEDILSLAEEKYRPAALEKMIALIALLVEQSRSERHLTLSQSDMAALTGGKGFPFLFQHIRDSINIRQTCNLIFSLCRYNNRLAEHIVSMLFTSIAKLTPEAANPFFKLLTMLMEFAAGPPGMPSFASYILQRIWEVIEYNPSQCLDWLAVQTPRNKLAHSWVLQNMENWVERFLLAHNYPRVRTSAAYLLVSLIPSNSFRQMFRSTRSLHIPTRDLPLSPDTTVVLHQVYNLLLGLLGRAKLYVDVPVHGTTKLVQYFSFMTYCLISKTEKLMFSSYFMDLWNLFQPKLSEPAIATNHNKQALLSFWYNVCVDCSENVRLIVQNPVVTKNIAFNYILADHDDQEVVLFNRGMLPAYYAILRMCCEQSPAFTRQLASHQNIQWAFKNLTPHASQYPGAVEELFNLMQLFVAQRPDMREEELEDVKQFKKTTISCYLRCLDGRSCWTTLISAFRILLENDEDRLLVVFNRGLILMTESFNTLHMMYHEATACHVTGDLVELLSIFLSVLKATRPYLQRKDVKQALIQWQERIDFAHKLLTLLNSYSPPELRNACLDVLKELVLLSPHDFLHTLVPFLQHNHCTYHHSNIPMSFGPYLPCRENIKLMGGKNNIRPPRPELNMCLLPSMVETSKGKDEVYDRMLLDYFLSYHQFIHLLCRVAINCEKFTETLVKLSVLIAYEGLPLHLALFPKLWTELSQSQCAMAQSCVKLLCEDPAFGEYMKCILMDERNFLNNNIAYSFLTCFLHKVQVQVLSGQSCSNLVNVLVTNLLNEYHSLQPELTNQRAELSKTSSLLNADLRALLLVLSVYAPQQLDPALGPALQELLSKCRLCLQHRTTLEMEAKERKTKVDEEGVTPVKRRRVSSSAEDRPADSVCPPSASSSLAPCSEQKAEPGEALTPTSTSDTETRDSSLIDPGVENDPPSPDSASLEEKKMDVSSSSSSSSSSSSSLPEAFGRADEPPPQIAGREDEEEEDGRKEAQEQEAEPEREEVPSTSSSSSSSSADSVLLLSSLPDAAEGRSCSLQEAESGGCGHAPAQDALEMLSRTVEATIAVVAKLSNGKGGARPSAL, encoded by the exons ATGTGTGAAAACTGCGCCGAGCTGCTGGAGGTGCTCAATGAGA tctcGGATGCAGACAGCACAGACGGCCTGCAGCTGAAGAAGGAGCATGCCTTAAGAGTCTTCACTTACATCAGCACATGGACACAGAG GCAGTGTCTGTGCTGTTTCAAAGAATACAAACACCTCGAGGTGTTCAGCCAACTGGTTTATGCCCTCATTAACTTGGTCATTGTCCAAGTGACCAACCTTAGGGACCGTCTGCACAGTGGCCATGGAAACACTAGGACAGAGGGGGCGGAGTCAGAATGGGGCTCCGCCCATCCACAGCCATCGCCCAGTGAGGACGAGCCTCTGAATGTGGAACGGGACTCTGCTGAAGAGGACGGTGGAGAAGAGGATGGAGATCAGCACAAGAACCAAAATCAGGGGGTCAAACCGGATCCCCAGCCCAAGCTCAGTGAACCCACAGTGGGTGAGAGCGGGAACGACAGCGGCCTGGACACGTTTGCATCCTGGAGCACAGAAGACCAGGAGAAACTGCTGCTGTGTGCAGCCAAGATCTTTCAGATCCAGTTCCCCCTGTACACGGcctacaaacacaacacacaccccacTATAGAG GATATCTCAGCACAAGAGAGCAATATCCTCGGCTCTTTCTGTGATATGAAt gatgtGGAGGTCCCTCTGCATCTGCTGCGATATGTGTGTATGTTCTGCGGAAAGCACGGCCTCTCTCTGATGAAGGACTGCTTTGAGTTCGGCGCTCCTGATACTCTCCCCTTCCCCATCGCACATGCCTTCATCACCATCGTCTCTAAC ATCAGAATATGGTTGCACATTCCCGCTGTGATGCAGCACATCATCCCTTTTCGCACTTATGTTATCAG GTATCTGTGTAAGTTGTCGGATCAGGAGCTGCGTCAGAGCGCGGCGCGTAACATGGCCGATCTGATGTGGAGCACGGTGAAGGAGCCGTTGGACAGCGCGCTGTGTTTTGACAGAGAGAGTTTGGATCTAGCCTTCAAATACTTCATGAGTCCGACGCTCACCATGAGACTGGCCGGCCTGAGCCAGATCACG AATCAGCTGCACACCTTCAATGACGTCTGTAACAACGAGTCCCTGGTGTCTGACACTGAGAC GTCGATCGCAAAGGAACTCGCCGACTGGCTCATCAACAACAATGTTGTGGAGCACATATTTGGACCAAATTTGCACATTGAG atcattaaacagTGCCAAGTGATCCTGAACTTCCTGGCAGCCGAGGGCAGGCTGAGCACTCAACATGTGGACTGCATATGGGCCGCCgctcag CTGAAACACTGCAGTCGCTACATCCATGACCTCTTCCCCTCGCTCATAAAGAACCTGGACCCTGTTCCTCTGCGGCACGTGCTCAGTCTGGTGTCAGGGTTACACCCCAGCGCACACACCGAACAG ACACTGTATTTGGCGTCCATGTTGATCAAGGCCTTGTGGAATAATGCTCTGGCAGCCAAAACTCAGCTGTCCAAACAGAGCTCCTTCGCCTCCCTGCTCAACACCAACATTCCCATGGGCAACAAGAAAG GTTCTCCTGCAGGAAGCCCAGAGAGCAGTGACAACAGCGACACGCATCACAGTGGAGGAAGTGACATGGAGATGGACGAGCCAATCATGAGCAGTGGAAAACGAGGGCAGCAGAGGCTGTCGGACACGGAG GAGTCTCTGCAGGGCAGCTCTGATGAGACGGCCAACAGCGGCGAGGAGGGCAGCAGCAGCGGCCGCAGCGAGGCGTCCAGCAATGAGGCTGGATCCAGCCGAGCCAGCCAATCAGCAGGCAGCCCGGGCAGCGAGCTGCACTCCGACGACATGGCTGACAGCGAGGCCTTgaaggaggatgaagaggaggaggaagaagaagaggacgaTGACGAGGATGATGAAGACGATGACGAGGACGATGAAGACGACAGGCCCGCTGTCGCCTCCGAGGGCAGCCCACAGAAAGACACCAGAGAGTCGTCCACGTCAGAGCTGCGCAAACGCAAAGCTGGTGAAGCGCTCGGAGAGGTCCAAGGTCCTCCGGAGCGACCCGGAATTTCCTCCGGCGTTCCCGGCTCCATCGCCTCCGCTCCCGGACTTTCCAAAACCAAATCCATTCCCTTCACCCCAGAGGCAGCCGCTGCCCTGGTAGCCTCGTCTTCCCTTAGGATCCTCGAGCCTTGCACTTCTTCATCTGTGTGCCTGGAGGGAACGTCGGGAGAGCAGACTGATTCCCAGAACCCCCAGCAACCACAGCAGGGTGGCACAGAGATGGGCTCCTCACATGGAGCGTCTGTTTCCCAGGAGCCGCCCTGCATGTCTCGACCAGCAGACTTCCTGACGGAGGCCATGGGCAACGAGCTCTTCAACTGCAGGCGTTTCATCAGCCCTCagcatcaccatcatcatcaccaccaccatcatcatcatcaccaccatgaTGG TCACATGGTAGAGGACATGCTGAGCGCCGATGACGTGAGCTGCAGCAGTTCCCAAGTCAGCGCCAAATCCGAGAAGAACATGGCGGATTTTGATGGAGAGGAGTCTGGCTGTGAGGAGGAGCTGGTCCAGATCAACTCGCACGCAGAGCTCAGCTCGCACCTGCAGCAACACCTGCCCAACCTGGCCTCCATTTACCACGAACATCTGGTGCAAG GTCCGGCGGTGCACAAACATCAGTACTCTGCGCACGCGACGACCGACATCAACCTGGACAACGTCTGCAAGAAAGGCAGCACCCTTCTGTGGGACCTGGTCCAGGACGACAATGCG ATCCACCTATCAGAAGGCTTGATCAATGAGGCAGAGAAGCTGTTGTGCTCTCTGGTCTGCTGGTTCACTGACCGTCAGATCCGCATGCGTTTCATCGAGGGCTGTCTGGAGAACCTCGCCAACCACCG GTCAGTGGTGGTGTCCTTGCGTTTGCTGCCGAAGCTCTTCGGGACCTTCCAGCAGTTTGGCTCCAGCTACGACACTCATTGGATAACCAT GTGGGCGGAAAAGGAGCTGCACATGATGAAGCTCTTTTTTGATGATCTGCTACACTATATCCAGGAAGTGAGAGAGCAGCGCCACAAATTCGCTCT GTACAGTCACAGTGCGGAGGTGCAGGTGCGTCTGCAGTTCCTCACCTGTGTGTTCTCAACGCTCGGATCACCTGACCACTTCA ggttgAGTCTGGAGCAGGTGGACATCCTGTGGCACTGTTTAGTGGAGGACTCTGAGTGTTACGACGACGCCCTGCACTGGTTCCTAAACCAGGTCCGCAGTAAAGATCAGCACGCCATGGGCATGGAGACATACAAACACCTCTTCCTGGAGAAG atGCCGCAGCTGAAGCCAGAGACGATCAGCATGACGGGGCTTAATTTGTTTCAGCATCTGTGCAATCTGGCTCGTCTGGCCACCAGCGCCTACGACAGCAGCTCCAACTGCGAG ttgTGTGGTATGGATCAGCTGTGGGGAATCGCGCTGAGGGCTCAGTCTGCAGACATCAGCCGCGCTGCCATCCAGTACATCAACTCCTATTACATCAGCG GTAAAACGGGTCTGGAGAAGGAGCAGGAGTTCATCAGTAAGTGTATGGAGAGCTTGATGATGGCGTCTGCTAACCTGGAGAAAGACGCCCACTCCAGCCTGACCATCATCGAGAGAGGACTGCTGCTGCTCAAAACACACCTGGAGGCCTTCAGACGCAG gtttgcGTATCACCTGCGGCAGTGGCAGATCGAGGGCACGGGCATCAGCAGTCATCTGAAAGCTCTCAGTGATAAACAGTCTCTCCCGCTCAGGATCGTGTGTCAGCCAGCAGGACTGCCTGACAAG ATGACCATCGAGATGTACCCCAGCGATCAGGTGGCTGATCTGAGGGCAGAGGTCACGCACTGGTATGAGAATCTGCAGAAGGATCAGCTCAGCCAGCAGGCACAGCTGCAGGAGTTCGGTCAAACCAGCCGCCAGCAGGACTTCCCAg gtGGTCTGATGGGTCCGGTGCGCATGATCTCATCAGGACACGAGCTGACCACTGACTATGATGAGAAGACCCTTCATGAGCTCGGCTTCAAGGACATGCAG ATGGTGTTCGTGTCTCTGGGCGCTCCGCGGAGGGAGAGGAAGGGCGAGGGTGTCCAGCTGCCAGCGTCGTGTCTGCCGCCCCCTCAGAAGGAGCACATCCCCATGCtgctgctcctgcaggagccccACCTCACCACCCTCTTCGACCTGCTGGAGATGCTGGCCTGCTTCAAACCGCCCGGCCCTGACAGACCCCAGCACAGCACTGAG AGTGTTCGCTGTGAGGAGCTGCACCTCCACGCGGAGAATCTGTCCCGTCGTGTGTGGGAGCTGCTCATGCTGCTGCCCACGTGTCCCAGCATGCTCCAGGCCTTCCAGAACATCTCTGATGACACA GGATCTGACGGTTTGTGCTGGAAGGATCTGTTGAGGATCAAGAGCCCTCATAAGCTGCTCTACGCTTTAGAAATCATAGAGGCCCTCGGCAAACCCAACCGCAGGATTCACCGCGAGTCTACG ggcagTTACAGTGATCTGTATCCAGACTCTGACGACTCCAGTGAGGAGCAGATCGAGAACAGCAAGAACACTTGGAGCTGTAAG TTTGTGTCGTCTGGAGGTCTTCAGCTTCTGTTGGACATTTTTAACTCTGCAATTTTAGAGCCGAAAGAGCAAGAATCCTGGACTGTG tGGTTGCTGGACTGTCTCGCGTGTCTGCTGAAGCTCATTTGTCAGTTTGCGGTGGATCCGGCCGATCTGGACTTGGCCTATCATGACGTTTTCGCCTGGTCTGGTCTCACGGACACACAGAGGAAGAGGGCGTGGCCAGGGAAGTCTCGCAAAGCTGCCGGGGATCATGGGAAGGGCCTGCACATACCTCGTCTCACAGAG GTTTTCCTTAGTCTTGTTCAAGGCACCAGCCTCATCCAGCGGCTCATCAACGTGGCCTACACATACGGCAATCTGGCACACAG GGTTTTAAAGGCTCAATCAGATCACAGATCCAGACACGAGG TGACACATTACTCCATGTGGCTGCTGGTGAGCTGGGCTCACTGCTGTTCTCTGGTGAAATCCAGCCTGGCTGATAGTGAACATCTGCACGACTGGCTGAAGAAGCTCACGCTGCTCATACCTGAG ACGGCGGTGCGTCAGGAGGCGTGCAGTGGTCTGTATAAGCTGTCTCTGTCAGGTCTGGAGGGAGGAGAATCCATCAATAGATCCTTCCTGCTGCTCGCCGCGTCCACTCTGCTCAAGTTCCTGCCAGACGCACAGGCGCTTAAACCCCTGAGA CTGGAGGATTTCGAGGAGGAGGCCATGTTTCACTCCGGCTGTAAGGAGTATTTCTGGCTGCTCTGTAAACTCATTGACAACATCCACGTGAAAGATGCCAGTCAGACCACCCTGCTGGACCTGGACGCCCTGGCGCGACACCTCGCCGACTGCATCCGCAG TCGTGAGATTTTGGACCAGCAGGACGGGGCGATCGAGGACGATGGTCTGACAGGTCTCCTGCGTCTGGCCACCAGTGTCCTGAAGCACAAACCTCCCTTTAAGTTTTCTCGGGAGGGCCAGGAGTTCCTCAGGGACACGTATGATCTGCTGTTCCTGCTGCCCAGCCTGAAGGACCGGCAGCAGCCTAAATGCAAGAGTCCCGCGGCCCGCGCCGCAGCCTACGACCTGCTGGTGGAGGTGGTCAAGGGTTCGGTGGAGAACTACAGACTGCTGCACAACTGGGTCATGTCACAGCACATGCAGG cgtCTCATGCGCCGTATAAATGGGATTACTGGCCTCATGATGATGTCAGAGCCGAGTGTCGTTTTGTGGGATTGACTAACCTTGGTGCCACGTGTTACCTGGCCTCCACCATTCAAcagctctacatgatcccagaaGCCAGACAGGCCGTCTTTACTGCTAAA TATTCAGAGGACATCAAGCATAAGACCACATTGCTGGAGCTGCAGAAGATGTTCACTTATCTAATG GAGAGCGAGAGGAAGGCGTACAACCCTCGTCCCTTCTGTAAGACCTACACGATGGACAAACAGCCGCTGAACACAGGAGAGCAGAAAGACATGACTGAGTTCTTCACAGACCTCATCACCAAGATAGAGGAGATGTCTCAGGACCTG AAAAACACAGTCAAAACGCTGTTTGGAGGCATCATCACCAACAATGTGGTTTCACTG GACTGTGATCACGTGAGTCAGACGGCTGAGGAGTTTTACACAGTCAGATGTCAGGTGGCTGATATGAAGAACATCTAT GAGTCTCTGGACGAGGTGACCATTAAGGACACTCTGGAGGGTGATAACATGTacacctgctctcagtgtgggaAGAAAGTCCGCGCTGAAAAACG GGCTTGTTTTAAGAAGCTCCCGCAGATCTTGAGCTTTAACACCATGCGCTACACGTTCAACATGGTGACCATGATGAAGGAAAAAGTAAACACGCACTTTTCTTTCCCGCTGCGGCTCGACATGACGCCGTACACCGAGGACTTCCTCATGGCCAAGGGAGACAGGAAGGAAG GTTTCCGTGATGACAGTGATGCAAAAGTGGCGGAGAGTTATGAGTATGACCTCATTGGGGTGACGGTGCACACGGGCACAGCGGACGGTGGCCATTATTACAGCTTCATCAGGGACATCGTCAACCCACACGCTTACCGCAATAACAAATG GTACCTGTTTAACGATGCGGAGGTGAAGCCGTTTGATTCGGCTCAGCTGGCCTCAGAATGTTTTGGTGGAGAGATGAcc ACAAAAACATATGACTCTGTCACAGACAAGTTCATGGATTTCTCCTTTGAGAAG ACCCACAGTGCCTACATGCTGTTCTATAAGAGGGTGGAGGTGGAGGATGAGAATGAGAAGGACTTGAACTTTGACATCTCTCCTGACCTTCTGGAG TGGATCTGGCACGACAACATGCAGTTTCTCCAGGACAAGAACATCTTTGAACACACATACTTTGG TTTTATGTGGCAGCTGTGCAGCAGTATTCCCAGCACTTTACCCGATCCTAAGTCCGTGTCGCTCATGACAGCTAAG ctcAGCACATCGTTTGTTCTGGAGACATTCATCCACTCCAAAGAAAAG CCCACAATGCTGCAGTGGATCGAACTCTTGACCAAACAGTTTAACAATAGCCAAGCTGCCTGcgag tgGTTTTTGGATCAGATGGCAGATGATAACTGGTGGCCAATGCAGATTCTCATCAAGTGTCCCAATCAGATTGTACGTCAG ATGTTTCAGAGGTTGTGTATTCACGTGATCCAGCGCCTCAGACCGGTCCACGCTCACCTGTACCTGCAGCCGGGCATGGAGGACGG CTCTGATGATATGGACGGGCCGGTGGAGGACATCGGCAGCCGCTCGTGTGTGACGCGGTTCGTCAAAACGCTGCTGTCAATCATGGAACACGGAGTGAAGCCGCACAGCAAACATCTGACTGAATACTTTGCCTTCCTCTATGAGTTTGCCAAAATGGGAGAAGAGGAG AGTCAGTTCCTCTTGTCATTGCAAGCCATTTCTATAATGGTGCATTTCTACATTGGCACTAAAGGACCTGAAAAT CCTCAGGTGGAGGTGTTatctgaggaggaggagggcgaggaggatgaagaggaggacaTCCTGTCACTGGCGGAGGAGAAGTACAGGCCGGCCGCTCTGGAGAAGATGATCGCTCTCATAGCTCTTCTGGTGGAGCAGTCCAGATCTGAGAG ACACTTGACTCTGTCTCAGAGTGACATGGCCGCACTGACCGGAGGAAAAGGTTTCCCCTTCCTGTTCCAGCACATCAGAGACAGTATTAACATCAGACAGACTTGCAACCTCATATTCAGCCTCTGCAGATACAACAACCGTCTGGCTGAACAT ATCGTGTCAATGCTGTTCACCTCCATTGCTAAACTGACTCCAGAA GCGGCAAATCCGTTCTTCAAGCTGCTGACGATGCTGATGGAGTTTGCTGCAGGTCCTCCGGGAATGCCCTCGTTTGCGTCCTACATCCTGCAGAGGATCTGGGAG GTGATCGAGTATAACCCGTCTCAGTGTTTGGACTGGTTGGCCGTTCAGACGCCGCGTAATAAGCTGGCTCACAGCTGGGTCCTGCAGAACATGGAGAACTGGGTGGAGCGGTTTCTGCTGGCGCACAACTACCCACGTGTCCGAACAT cggcGGCGTATCTGCTGGTGTCTCTCATCCCGAGCAACTCGTTCCGTCAGATGTTCCGCTCCACGCGCTCTCTTCACATCCCCACACGGGACCTCCCGCTGAGTCCTGACACCACAGTGGTTCTGCACCAGGTCTACAACCTGCTGCTGGGCCTGTTGGGCCGGGCCAAGCTCTACGTAGACGTGCCGGTGCACGGGACCACCAAACTGGTGCAGTACTTCAGCTTCATGACCTACTGCCTCATCTCCAAAACAGAGAAGCTCATGTTCTCCAGCTACTTCATGGACCTCTGGAACCTCTTCCAG CCTAAGTTATCAGAGCCAGCCATCGCCACGAATCACAACAAGCAAGCGCTTCTGTCCTTCTGGTATAACGTCTGCGTGGACTGCAGTGAGAACGTGCGTCTCATCGTCCAAAACCCTGTTGTCACAAAAAACATCGCCTTCAACTACATCCTGGCCGATCACGACGATCAGGAGGTGGTGCTGTTCAACCGCGGGATGCTGCCGGCGTACTACGCCATCCTGCGCATGTGCTGCGAGCAGTCACCCGCCTTCACCCGCCAGCTGGCCTCACACCAGAACATACAGTGGGCCTTCAAAAACCTCACGCCCCACGCCAGCCAGTACCCAGGG gcGGTGGAGGAGTTGTTTAACCTGATGCAGTTGTTTGTGGCTCAGAGGCCTGATATGAGAGAGGAAGAGCTGGAGGATGTAAAGCAGTTCAAGAAGACCACCATCAGCTGTTACCTGCGCTGTCTGGACGGACGCTCCTGCTGGACCACTCTcatcag TGCCTTCCGTATACTGCTGGAGAATGATGAGGACAGACTGCTGGTGGTGTTCAACAGAGGACTCATCCTCATGACTGAG TCCTTCAACACCCTGCACATGATGTACCATGAGGCTACTGCGTGTCATGTGACCGGAGATCTAGTGGAGCTGCTGTCCATCTTCCTGTCTGTTTTAAAGGCAACGCGACCCTACTTACAGCGCAAAG ATGTGAAGCAGGCGTTGATCCAGTGGCAGGAGAGGATTGATTTCGCTCATAAGCTGCTGACGCTGCTGAACTCTTACAGCCCACCGGAGCTGCGTAACGCCTGTCTGG ATGTTCTGAAGGAGCTGGTGCTCTTGAGTCCTCATGACTTCCTGCACACGCTCGTGCCCTTCCTGCAGCACAACCACTGCACCTACCACCACAGCAACATCCCCA TGTCGTTTGGCCCGTACCTGCCCTGTAGAGAGAATATCAAGCTGATGGGCGGGAAGAATAACATTCGTCCTCCCAGACCGGAGCTCAACATGTGCCTGCTGCCCTCGATGGTGGAGACCAGTAAG GGTAAAGATGAGGTGTATGACAGGATGTTGTTGGACTACTTCCTGTCCTATCATCAGTTCATTCACCTGCTCTGCCGAGTCGCCATCAACTGTGAGAAGTTCACAGAGACTCTGGTGAAACTCA GTGTGTTGATAGCATATGAAGGACTTCCTCTACACCTGGCTCTTTTTCCAAAACTATGGACAGAACTCTCTCAGTCTCAG TGTGCGATGGCTCAGTCGTGTGTGAAGCTGTTGTGTGAGGATCCAGCATTTGGAGAATACATGAAATGCATCCTGATGGACGAGAGAAACTTCCTCAACAACAACATCGCCTACTCCTTCCTCACCTGCTTCTTACATAAA gtgcaGGTGCAGGTGTTATCAGGCCAAAGCTGCTCGAATCTCGTCAATGTGCTGGTGACCAACCTGCTGAACGAGTACCACAGCCTGCAGCCtgagctgaccaatcagagagcaGAGTTGAGCAAGACCAGCAGCCTCCTGAACGCA GATCTGCGTGCGCTGCTGCTGGTGCTGTCAGTTTACGCCCCTCAGCAGCTGGATCCTGCTCTAGGTCCGGCTCTACAGGAGCTGCTGTCCAAATGCAGACTGTGTCTGCAGCACCGCACCACATTAGAGATGGAGGCCAAGGAACGAAAAACTAAAG TGGACGAGGAAGGCGTCACTCCAGTGAAGCGCCGGCGGGTGAGCAGCAGTGCTGAAGATCGGCCGGCAGACAGCGTCTGTCCTCCATCTGCTTCCTCCTCATTGGCTCCCTGCTCGGAGCAGAAGGCGGAGCCAGGGGAGGCGTTAACACCCACCAGCACTTCTGACACCGAAACCCGAGACTCCTCCCTCATCGACCCGGGAGTGGAAAACGACCCACCCTCTCCTGACAGCGCGTCCCTCGAGGAGAAGAAAATggatgtttcttcttcttcttcatcatcttcgTCATCATCCTCCTCCCTTCCTGAAGCGTTTGGCCGAGCGGACGAACCTCCACCACAGATAGCTGgaagagaggatgaggaagaggaagatgggCGGAAGGAAGCGCAAGAGCAGGAGGCAGAGCCAGAGCGAGAGGAAGTGCCCTccacttcctcctcctcctcgtcctcctccgCTGACTCAGTGCTTTTACTCTCCAGCCTGCCTGATGCTGCCGAAGGGCGGAGCTGCTCGCTTCAGGAGGCGGAGTCAGGTGGGTGTGGCCACGCCCCCGCACAGGATGCTCTGGAGATGCTGTCACGCACAGTCGAGGCCACGATCGCTGTGGTTGCCAAACTTTCAAACGGGAAAGGAGGGGCACGCCCCTCAGCTTTGTGA